GCGAATCGTCGGACTTGGCAATCACATCCAAGTCGTCCGCCTGGTAATAACGCAGCGTGTGTCGGCCGGCGGCGATAGCGATGTCGATCATCGCGGTCAAGCGGCCTTCGTGTAGCTCGGTCCAGTGACGGGGATCGTTCATGACCAATGATCCAAAGGATTCGGCGATCGCGGAAAGAAAACAGCAGCGACGCCGACCGAATGAATCCATCGGGACATCGCGACGGTGTTTATGCGACCGTCGCAGTCATCTGTAAACCCGTTGGCAACGCCGCCCGGATCGACGCCTAGGATTCCGCGTTGGCCGTACCGGCATCCTGACCGGGAGACTGGACGTCGACGGTGAACGACTGCCAGATCAGCATCGCCGCACCGACCACCAACAGCGAATCGGCGATATTAAAATTCGGCCAAGGGTCGAAGAACGGCACGCCCTGGATCCGGAACAGAATCCAATCGCGGACCCCGCTTTGCCATTCGATCGGCATCGACGCGTCCCACCAAAGTCCCAATCGATCGTACAGATTGCCGATGATACCGCCGCTGACCATGCCCAGCGAAATGGTCATCCACCAGGACCGGGCCGCGCCAAAATAGAACAACCAAGCCAAAATTCCGATCGCGGCGACGACCGACAAAGCGGCGAACGCGGTGCCCTTGCCCGCGCCGATGCCGAACACGGCGCCCAAATTCACGGCCGTTTCGACGCCAAAGACCCCGTCGATCAGCCAATACGGTGATCGCTGGCCGGGCAGCCCACGCCATGCGAACATCACCGACTTGGTCCACAAATCGACGCCACCGCCGACCACGGCCAGGCTGACATACGCGATCACGCGGCTGATCGGCACGCTGACACGCTGCCACTGGCCCACGGGCGCCGGTTCTTCGACGGTGTGTCGCTGGGATGACATATCCGTTGTTTTGATGCAGTTTTCCATGGAAATCACGGTACGACAATCGACCGCCGGATGCCCAGAGGAATCCGCCGGCTTTACGACCGTGCGACGCGACATTTTCATAAGTTTGCAGGCACTGAATCTAGCGACAAACTCGTTCGACCGATCTACTCTAAGCGTGAATCCGGTGCGGTTGCGGCAGATATCGCGCCGCCGGTTTCATAGGCCTGCCACGGGCTCGGCCGACTTGAATTTCGCGTTTACGGGAAACGAAGTCGTTTGACCGTCTAGTTTTTCGCACGTCCACACCCTTTCGCAATCGATCGCTGACATGTTGCTTTCCGCCGAAAAGCACAACGCCGCCCAAACCGACCTGGCCTTTCAACGATGCATCAACCCGCTTTGCGGGGCGACTTACGATGCGATGGCGATCCATACAGCATGCCAGCAATGCGGTGAACTTCTGGACATTGCCTACGACTGGGACCGCGCCGCTCTGCCCAGCTC
The Crateriforma spongiae DNA segment above includes these coding regions:
- a CDS encoding signal peptidase II, whose protein sequence is MSRRTVVKPADSSGHPAVDCRTVISMENCIKTTDMSSQRHTVEEPAPVGQWQRVSVPISRVIAYVSLAVVGGGVDLWTKSVMFAWRGLPGQRSPYWLIDGVFGVETAVNLGAVFGIGAGKGTAFAALSVVAAIGILAWLFYFGAARSWWMTISLGMVSGGIIGNLYDRLGLWWDASMPIEWQSGVRDWILFRIQGVPFFDPWPNFNIADSLLVVGAAMLIWQSFTVDVQSPGQDAGTANAES